The genomic stretch GTTATCCGATTTCCGCGGCCGCAACTGTTCTTGGCCTCACTCCGTCGGCCGCGAAAACCCGGATGTTCCGGGTTCGTGAGCGCCTGAAGGCCGTGATGGGGCGACCAAACAAGATTATTGCCGCCAATGAGATGACGAACGGAGTACAGCCATGAACGAGCCACATCTCGATGAAATGTTTAGTACCGCCCTCCGAAAGATCCTGGTTGCCCAGGTTGATACGTCGGTACCGGTGAAGAAACGTAAACACCGGCGCCTATGGATTGGTGCAGGGGTGTTCGCCGGTGCTGGCCTTCTCGGTGGCATTGGTGCGGCAGCGGCCGGAATCCTCGTCCTTCCCGGTGGCGATACTGTCACCAAGGTGGCCAGTCCTGTCACCGGGACGTATACCGGGACGGCCACCGTCGACCTTGGCCCCGTCCCCGATGGGGTTACCAACATGGCCGTTGAATTCACCTGCCTTACCCCTGGCCGGTTCGTATACGACGACGGAGCCAGTGTGGTGTGCGACGGTGCAGACATTGGAACGCGGTCTGCTGTGAGCCGCTACAGCATTCCCCTCACAACCGGGCAACACACGGTCACTATCACCACGGACTCAGCTGCGAGGTGGACACTCACGGCCACCTACGTCAATCAAACCACCACGGATTGGGCGACCAATGAGCAGGGACAAAGCTACGGCGTCGAGAATTCCAAGGGCAGCCCAGACCTAGTCGCTGTCATGGCCACGAACGGAAAGACCGGATACGCCTTTCGTGCTGCCCTGGACGAGGCCGACGGCTCGAACGCAGCGAAGACCTTCAAAAGCCCGGACGACGCCATTGCATGGCAAAAGGCGCGCCATGGGAAAACCTTTCCTATCCCCGTCTATGAATCAGACGGGACGACACTGGTGGGTGAATTCGTCATCGGCGGCCAATAGACAAGCCCATCCCGCAAGGGGAACGCTCAGTGGGACGCTCGACGGAATGAACAGACGAGGGACCTTGAAAGGTTAGAACTAGCCAATGACATTTTGCTGAGTGGT from Arthrobacter stackebrandtii encodes the following:
- a CDS encoding peptidase M56 family protein, with amino-acid sequence MNEPHLDEMFSTALRKILVAQVDTSVPVKKRKHRRLWIGAGVFAGAGLLGGIGAAAAGILVLPGGDTVTKVASPVTGTYTGTATVDLGPVPDGVTNMAVEFTCLTPGRFVYDDGASVVCDGADIGTRSAVSRYSIPLTTGQHTVTITTDSAARWTLTATYVNQTTTDWATNEQGQSYGVENSKGSPDLVAVMATNGKTGYAFRAALDEADGSNAAKTFKSPDDAIAWQKARHGKTFPIPVYESDGTTLVGEFVIGGQ